A window from Mycolicibacterium tokaiense encodes these proteins:
- a CDS encoding patatin-like phospholipase family protein — protein MTRGLVLAGGGLAGIAWETGVLLGIADAAPDVAAAVLDSEVLVGTSAGSAVAAQISSGVALPELFERQLAGTVAEIEPGVGIDELTSLFLSALADSAGDAQQHLRRIGAVAAAADTVPAASRHQVIADRLPSHEWPARVLRLTAVDIDSGELVVFDRSSGVALVDAVAASCAVPGAWPPVPIAGRRYMDGGVASTVNIAVASDCDAVLVLVPAPQDAPSPFGAGAGAEIRAFPADTLAVFADDNAMAAFGPDPLDPRCRRPAALAGREQGRRCAEDVARFLRRQR, from the coding sequence GTGACACGTGGACTTGTGCTGGCCGGCGGAGGGTTGGCCGGTATCGCCTGGGAGACCGGGGTGCTGCTCGGAATCGCCGATGCGGCGCCCGACGTCGCCGCAGCGGTGCTGGACTCGGAGGTGCTGGTGGGCACCTCGGCGGGATCGGCAGTGGCTGCCCAGATCAGCAGCGGCGTGGCTCTGCCGGAGCTGTTCGAGCGCCAGCTCGCCGGGACCGTGGCCGAGATCGAACCGGGGGTCGGCATCGACGAGTTGACCTCACTGTTCCTCTCGGCCCTGGCGGATTCGGCCGGCGACGCGCAGCAGCACCTGCGGCGTATCGGCGCGGTCGCGGCCGCTGCGGACACAGTGCCGGCGGCATCCCGGCATCAGGTGATCGCCGACCGGCTGCCGTCACATGAGTGGCCGGCGCGCGTGCTGCGGTTGACCGCCGTCGACATCGACAGTGGAGAGTTGGTGGTCTTCGACCGCTCCAGTGGCGTCGCGCTGGTGGACGCGGTGGCTGCCAGTTGCGCGGTGCCGGGGGCGTGGCCGCCGGTGCCGATCGCGGGCCGCCGGTACATGGACGGCGGCGTGGCCAGCACGGTCAACATCGCTGTTGCCTCTGACTGCGACGCCGTGCTGGTCCTGGTGCCTGCACCGCAGGACGCGCCGTCGCCGTTCGGGGCAGGCGCAGGTGCGGAGATCAGAGCCTTCCCGGCCGACACCCTGGCCGTCTTCGCCGATGACAACGCGATGGCCGCATTTGGGCCCGACCCCCTGGACCCGCGGTGCCGACGGCCTGCCGCCCTGGCCGGGCGCGAGCAGGGTCGTCGCTGCGCCGAGGATGTGGCGCGGTTCCTACGACGGCAGAGGTAG
- a CDS encoding YncE family protein: MANKVANVDDVTDAINGVAVLDRAQHRVPGFGGVPAKLLHSHLHRVPAVAAEVDDSVVRDSTLRSGDFAAVGISAVGSGAITAMAVNPFDGRVFVADYAGDAVKVLDGRTLRTAAVIDEVPEPYALSIARGRAYVSALDCGNDVLAVLDGESILDSHALTDSVADLVADREGRSVYVARTSDTGVDVVVVDTASGMQRSVELATRSGEVATTVRLSGDGRFLVLATTDQLGGRLVVISTADLSVIDALTVAEPVRSLAVSHDGATLWVATDDEAAGGLVDVLDMRSHRVMRTVAVDAPVRQLMLSAAGDRVYAVTADAVSVVCTDSHTVADVITTDSAPSCVAESGDGSLLYVAGFDGRVALYTVAPATPPALARMNTPEALAGPAVRELERV, translated from the coding sequence ATGGCAAACAAAGTGGCGAATGTGGACGATGTGACGGATGCGATCAACGGCGTCGCTGTGCTGGACCGCGCTCAGCACCGGGTGCCCGGATTCGGTGGGGTGCCGGCGAAGCTGCTGCACAGCCATTTGCATCGTGTGCCCGCGGTGGCCGCCGAGGTCGACGACTCTGTGGTGAGGGACAGCACACTGCGGTCCGGCGACTTCGCTGCGGTGGGCATCTCGGCAGTGGGCTCGGGTGCGATCACCGCGATGGCGGTCAACCCGTTCGACGGACGCGTGTTCGTGGCCGACTACGCCGGCGACGCCGTGAAGGTGCTCGACGGTCGGACTCTTCGGACCGCCGCCGTCATCGACGAGGTGCCTGAGCCCTACGCGCTGTCGATCGCGCGAGGCCGCGCCTACGTCAGTGCCCTCGACTGTGGAAACGACGTACTCGCCGTGCTCGACGGTGAGTCCATCCTGGACAGCCACGCGCTGACCGACAGCGTCGCCGACCTGGTGGCCGACCGCGAAGGACGTTCGGTGTACGTCGCGCGCACCAGCGACACCGGCGTGGACGTTGTGGTCGTGGACACCGCATCGGGCATGCAGCGCAGCGTGGAGCTCGCCACCCGATCCGGCGAGGTCGCCACCACCGTGCGACTCAGCGGTGACGGCCGCTTCCTCGTGCTGGCCACCACCGATCAGCTCGGCGGCCGCCTGGTGGTCATCAGCACCGCTGACCTCTCGGTGATCGACGCCCTGACCGTGGCGGAACCGGTGCGCAGCCTCGCTGTCAGCCACGACGGTGCCACCTTGTGGGTCGCCACCGACGACGAGGCCGCCGGCGGACTGGTCGACGTGCTCGACATGCGGTCACACCGTGTGATGCGCACCGTCGCTGTGGACGCACCGGTACGACAGCTGATGCTCAGCGCCGCCGGTGACCGGGTCTACGCCGTCACCGCCGATGCGGTGTCCGTGGTGTGCACCGACAGCCACACCGTGGCCGACGTCATCACCACCGACTCCGCGCCGTCCTGTGTCGCCGAGAGCGGAGACGGGAGCCTGCTGTACGTCGCGGGCTTCGACGGGCGGGTGGCGCTGTACACGGTGGCACCGGCCACGCCGCCGGCGCTGGCCAGGATGAACACCCCCGAGGCGCTGGCCGGACCCGCCGTGCGCGAGTTGGAGCGCGTCTGA
- a CDS encoding acetamidase/formamidase family protein, whose product MNEFARSAATTLLHGIGRRDFVRVVAAVGAGASVATACGSGSSSPGASPAAPAGGTEGFTVLQPGQGDVSGDHYLQSLPDEVLWGYVPNVHAAPVMTMRSGETVTVDAVSHEGILEDQGRNPVEYFGAQGVAEGDVLQDAIDIAADYARTPRNFDRDGPHVVTGPVFVEGAAPGDVLKIETLEAVPRVPYGVVSSRHGKGALGRTSGGAAPAGIVDAEVMPPIATDGRPSPDPTAYGNVSTFTAVEDGHGIMSYGNAQVRFPLTPFMGMMGVAFSPDTDPVAASANSIPPTLGGGNIDIKLLGEGSTFYLPVFAEGALFYVGDPHMAMGDGEVALTAMEGSLRGTYRLTVCKPGSGDAPSVAYRYPFAETADAWVPIGLSDPDGSINEQGSDLDIAMRRAVVNALDFLEQDQGMDRATAYAYLSAAADFAVSQVVDRTVGVHGQIYKSHFAG is encoded by the coding sequence ATGAACGAATTCGCCCGCAGTGCAGCAACTACTCTGCTCCACGGGATCGGTAGGAGAGATTTCGTCCGCGTTGTCGCGGCAGTCGGAGCGGGCGCGTCGGTGGCGACGGCCTGCGGGTCCGGGAGTTCCAGCCCCGGTGCGTCCCCTGCGGCCCCCGCCGGCGGGACCGAGGGTTTCACCGTCCTGCAACCCGGTCAGGGAGACGTCAGCGGAGATCACTACCTGCAGTCGCTGCCGGATGAGGTGTTGTGGGGGTATGTCCCCAATGTGCATGCAGCGCCGGTGATGACGATGCGCAGCGGTGAGACCGTGACCGTCGACGCGGTGTCCCACGAAGGCATTCTCGAAGACCAGGGCCGCAATCCGGTGGAGTACTTCGGAGCCCAGGGCGTGGCCGAAGGTGATGTGCTCCAAGACGCCATCGACATCGCCGCCGACTACGCCCGGACCCCGCGCAATTTCGACAGGGACGGCCCCCACGTCGTCACGGGTCCGGTGTTCGTCGAAGGTGCCGCGCCCGGTGATGTGCTGAAAATCGAGACGCTGGAGGCGGTTCCGCGGGTGCCTTACGGGGTGGTCTCCAGCAGGCACGGCAAGGGAGCGCTCGGGCGCACGTCCGGCGGCGCCGCGCCGGCGGGGATCGTCGATGCCGAGGTGATGCCCCCGATCGCCACCGACGGCCGACCCAGCCCGGACCCCACCGCGTACGGCAACGTCTCGACCTTCACCGCCGTCGAGGACGGTCACGGCATCATGAGCTACGGCAACGCCCAGGTGCGGTTCCCGCTCACCCCCTTCATGGGGATGATGGGCGTGGCTTTCTCTCCGGACACCGATCCCGTTGCTGCCAGTGCCAATTCGATACCTCCGACGCTCGGTGGTGGCAACATCGACATCAAACTGCTCGGTGAGGGGTCGACGTTCTACCTCCCCGTGTTCGCCGAGGGCGCGCTGTTCTATGTCGGCGATCCCCACATGGCGATGGGCGACGGCGAGGTGGCGCTCACCGCCATGGAGGGCTCGTTGCGCGGCACCTACCGGCTGACGGTGTGCAAACCCGGATCCGGTGACGCGCCGTCGGTGGCTTACCGGTACCCCTTCGCCGAAACCGCGGACGCCTGGGTGCCCATCGGTTTGTCCGACCCCGACGGGTCGATCAATGAGCAGGGCAGCGACCTGGACATCGCGATGCGCCGTGCTGTGGTCAACGCGCTGGACTTCCTGGAGCAGGACCAGGGCATGGACCGGGCCACGGCCTATGCCTACCTGTCGGCGGCGGCGGACTTCGCGGTCTCGCAGGTGGTGGACCGGACGGTCGGGGTGCACGGGCAGATCTACAAGTCCCACTTCGCCGGCTGA
- a CDS encoding peptidoglycan recognition protein family protein: MAATTRWIGDPTWLAEVLRAEGVDLVEYPGWRMRGHGDFKDIRGVMVHHTGSDTATAAAIAGGRPGLDGPLSALHIARDGVVTVVAAGVAWHAGVGMYPWLPTNMGNWHTIGIECANSGTAPSASHRHNWPETQYTALVRCCAAIHRRLGQGSSRTIGHKEYAGRAQGKWDPGAIDMDTLRADIARRIGALVDPAPTPRPPVPVGEYADVLLFRGSTGPQVAELQRRLKNAYAQYAGELQIDGIFGPQTEAAVREFQRRTTGLRADGVVGPATAAALRLRLVDTTD; encoded by the coding sequence GTGGCCGCGACGACACGCTGGATCGGTGATCCCACCTGGCTTGCCGAGGTGCTACGCGCCGAGGGGGTTGACCTGGTGGAGTACCCCGGGTGGCGCATGCGGGGTCACGGCGACTTCAAAGACATCCGTGGGGTGATGGTGCACCACACCGGTTCCGACACCGCCACTGCGGCCGCCATCGCCGGGGGCAGGCCGGGTCTGGACGGACCGCTGTCCGCCCTGCACATCGCGCGTGACGGCGTGGTCACCGTGGTGGCCGCCGGGGTGGCCTGGCACGCCGGTGTGGGGATGTACCCCTGGTTGCCCACCAACATGGGCAACTGGCACACCATCGGGATCGAGTGCGCCAACAGCGGTACGGCGCCGTCGGCGTCACATCGCCACAACTGGCCCGAGACGCAGTACACCGCGCTGGTGCGGTGTTGTGCGGCCATCCACCGTCGGCTGGGCCAGGGGTCGTCGCGCACGATCGGGCACAAGGAGTATGCGGGCCGCGCGCAGGGCAAGTGGGACCCCGGCGCCATCGACATGGACACGTTGCGCGCGGACATCGCACGACGAATCGGTGCGCTTGTCGATCCCGCGCCGACGCCCCGGCCCCCGGTTCCCGTGGGGGAGTACGCCGACGTGCTGTTGTTCCGCGGTTCGACGGGCCCACAGGTGGCCGAACTGCAGCGCAGGCTCAAAAACGCCTACGCGCAGTACGCCGGCGAGCTGCAGATCGACGGCATCTTCGGCCCGCAGACCGAGGCCGCGGTCCGCGAGTTCCAGCGCCGCACAACAGGACTGAGAGCTGACGGAGTGGTCGGCCCGGCGACCGCCGCCGCGCTGCGGCTGCGGCTAGTCGATACGACGGACTGA
- a CDS encoding PE-PPE domain-containing protein — MAGRRVLTALATVAALTLAPVVTPPTATAVSALVMGGTDQPDPEKLGDYLPDVHTTFLDPFTACSATDCDLTGVVYPAEFWPFPQWGGLEGQKYDRSVAEGVVNLEAALRRQYLEDPDEPVVLFGASQSATVVTFVKRKLATHPEGMPAQVQIVLIGNPNRPNGGLLARFAPLTIPVLEFTGSGGTPTDAGMPTTDIAFQYDIAADFPKYPLNLFALLNSIIGIDIHGDYLLNRNGYTEAELQAAMQDPANQQIHGDTTYITIPTKRLPLLAPLRQLGVDHNATAVTEPLAALMEPTLRVLVELGYDRGAGYGRASGFGLLPRVDPVRLTTDLVTAVSTGLRDARAAAVAPSSRQGEPPREPEPKVQQMSSAADHSDVEPAPVPERDRRRQSEPEVADDADETDDTTDEGTTQDEDDSEDASVDEPDPSDASDAEDEADAEDEADEPASDAPAEPAAA; from the coding sequence ATGGCCGGACGCAGAGTCCTGACGGCGCTGGCCACGGTGGCGGCGCTGACGCTCGCGCCGGTGGTGACCCCGCCGACGGCCACCGCGGTCAGCGCGCTGGTGATGGGTGGCACCGACCAGCCCGACCCGGAAAAGCTCGGTGACTACCTGCCGGACGTGCACACGACCTTTCTGGACCCCTTCACCGCGTGCTCGGCGACTGACTGCGACCTCACGGGAGTGGTGTATCCGGCGGAATTCTGGCCCTTCCCGCAATGGGGCGGGCTGGAAGGGCAGAAGTATGACCGCTCGGTGGCCGAGGGTGTGGTCAACCTCGAGGCCGCGCTGCGGCGGCAGTATCTGGAGGACCCGGATGAACCCGTGGTGCTGTTCGGCGCGTCGCAGAGCGCCACGGTGGTCACCTTCGTCAAGCGCAAGCTCGCCACGCATCCGGAGGGCATGCCGGCCCAGGTCCAGATCGTGCTGATCGGCAACCCCAACCGACCCAACGGCGGATTGCTGGCCCGGTTCGCGCCTCTCACCATCCCGGTTCTGGAGTTCACCGGTAGTGGCGGCACCCCCACCGACGCGGGTATGCCGACCACCGACATCGCTTTCCAGTACGACATCGCCGCAGACTTCCCCAAGTACCCGCTGAACCTGTTCGCGCTGCTGAACTCGATCATCGGCATCGATATCCACGGCGACTACCTGCTGAACCGCAACGGATACACCGAAGCCGAGTTACAGGCCGCCATGCAGGATCCCGCCAACCAGCAGATCCACGGCGACACCACCTACATCACCATCCCGACCAAGCGCCTGCCGCTGCTCGCGCCGCTGCGTCAGCTCGGCGTCGACCACAACGCCACCGCCGTCACCGAACCGCTTGCCGCGCTGATGGAACCGACGTTGCGCGTGCTGGTCGAGCTCGGCTACGACCGTGGTGCGGGATATGGTCGCGCAAGCGGATTCGGCCTGCTGCCCCGTGTCGATCCGGTGCGCCTGACCACCGATCTGGTCACCGCCGTGAGCACGGGCCTCCGCGATGCCCGCGCCGCCGCGGTGGCGCCGTCGTCACGCCAGGGCGAGCCGCCGCGCGAACCTGAACCAAAGGTCCAGCAGATGTCCTCTGCTGCAGATCATTCCGATGTCGAACCCGCACCGGTACCCGAGCGGGACCGTCGGCGGCAGTCCGAGCCGGAGGTTGCAGACGACGCCGACGAGACCGACGACACCACCGACGAGGGCACCACCCAGGACGAGGACGATTCCGAGGACGCCTCCGTCGACGAGCCCGATCCATCGGACGCGTCCGACGCGGAGGACGAGGCCGACGCGGAGGACGAGGCCGACGAGCCCGCTTCCGATGCTCCCGCGGAGCCGGCCGCCGCCTGA
- a CDS encoding DUF3060 domain-containing protein codes for MEAQDDPEARIRDLERPLSDRARASELGTQPPGADPYPPPTQPYPAYQDPYPPPPPMTGPLPPMPPPVGYGPPMPAPGRRPGAGAKVATLVGVGVMLIVGAMITGGALWFINQFNNVSSFVDSFDPTPSAAPSIDIEIPPIVIPDRPDVGAPVAPDVPVGPGDVVSVSGVGMDRRLECAGGTVSISGVDNVVELTGMCAEVRVSGVRNEVRVAGTGSITVSGFDNVLTYRDGDPQVAESGNGNSVRRID; via the coding sequence ATGGAGGCGCAGGACGATCCGGAGGCCCGCATCAGGGACCTGGAACGCCCGCTGTCCGACCGGGCGCGGGCGTCTGAGCTCGGGACCCAGCCACCGGGTGCCGACCCCTACCCGCCGCCGACGCAGCCGTATCCCGCGTACCAGGACCCCTACCCGCCGCCCCCGCCCATGACGGGACCCCTGCCGCCGATGCCGCCGCCGGTCGGCTACGGCCCGCCGATGCCCGCCCCCGGGCGGCGCCCGGGGGCGGGCGCCAAGGTGGCCACGCTGGTCGGGGTGGGGGTGATGCTGATCGTGGGCGCGATGATCACCGGCGGTGCCCTGTGGTTCATCAATCAGTTCAACAACGTCTCGTCGTTCGTCGACTCGTTCGACCCCACCCCGTCGGCGGCGCCGTCGATCGACATCGAGATCCCGCCGATCGTCATTCCCGATCGTCCCGACGTGGGCGCACCGGTGGCGCCGGACGTACCGGTGGGCCCCGGCGACGTGGTCTCGGTGTCCGGCGTGGGCATGGATCGGCGCCTCGAGTGCGCCGGCGGGACCGTCAGCATCAGCGGCGTCGACAATGTGGTCGAACTGACCGGGATGTGTGCCGAGGTCCGGGTTTCGGGGGTGCGCAACGAAGTCCGGGTCGCCGGGACGGGCAGCATCACCGTCTCCGGGTTCGACAACGTACTCACCTACCGCGACGGTGACCCGCAGGTCGCCGAGTCCGGCAACGGCAACTCAGTCCGTCGTATCGACTAG
- a CDS encoding NAD(P)H-dependent amine dehydrogenase family protein yields the protein MSLKVVQWATGGVGVAAIKGVLEHPNLELVGCWVHSQAKAGKDVGELLGTAPLGVTTTDSLDDILALDADAVIYAPLLPNPDEVAALLRSGKNVVTPVGWVYPSERQGADLRAAGEAGNATLHGTGIAPGGISEKFPLLLSVMSTGVTFVRAEEFSDLRTYLAPDVVRHVMGFGDTPEKALSGPMQKLLDGGFIQAVRMIVDEMGFAADPKVRATQEIAVATAPIASPIGTIEPGQVAGRKFHWEALVGDRPVVRVTVNWLMGEENLDPAWNFGVEGQRYEMEVRGNPDFTVVVRGFQSEYGAQDDGVEAGVVATAAHCVNSVPAVCAAPPGIATYFDLPLFSAKAAPQFRRG from the coding sequence ATGTCACTGAAGGTCGTGCAGTGGGCCACCGGCGGTGTCGGGGTCGCAGCCATCAAGGGGGTGTTGGAGCACCCAAATCTCGAACTCGTCGGGTGCTGGGTGCATTCGCAGGCCAAGGCCGGCAAGGACGTGGGGGAACTCCTCGGAACCGCGCCGCTGGGTGTGACGACCACGGACTCCCTCGATGACATCCTGGCCTTGGATGCCGATGCGGTGATCTATGCACCGCTGCTGCCCAACCCCGACGAGGTGGCCGCGCTGCTGCGCTCGGGCAAGAACGTCGTGACACCGGTGGGCTGGGTCTATCCGAGTGAGCGCCAGGGCGCCGATCTGCGGGCCGCGGGCGAAGCGGGCAACGCGACCCTGCACGGTACCGGCATCGCGCCCGGGGGGATCAGCGAGAAGTTCCCGTTGTTGCTCTCGGTGATGTCCACCGGCGTGACATTCGTTCGCGCCGAAGAGTTTTCGGACCTGCGCACCTATCTCGCTCCGGACGTGGTGCGACACGTGATGGGCTTCGGCGACACCCCGGAAAAGGCGCTGTCGGGGCCCATGCAGAAGCTGCTCGACGGCGGCTTCATCCAGGCGGTGCGCATGATCGTCGACGAGATGGGTTTCGCCGCCGATCCGAAAGTGCGTGCCACACAGGAAATTGCGGTGGCCACCGCCCCCATCGCGTCGCCCATCGGCACCATCGAGCCGGGTCAGGTGGCCGGGCGCAAGTTCCACTGGGAGGCGTTGGTGGGAGACCGCCCGGTGGTCCGGGTGACGGTGAACTGGCTGATGGGCGAAGAAAATCTGGACCCGGCCTGGAATTTCGGCGTCGAAGGCCAGCGCTACGAGATGGAGGTGCGGGGCAACCCCGATTTCACCGTCGTGGTCAGAGGCTTCCAGTCCGAGTACGGCGCCCAGGATGATGGCGTCGAGGCCGGTGTGGTGGCCACTGCGGCGCATTGTGTGAACTCCGTCCCCGCAGTGTGCGCCGCCCCGCCCGGCATCGCCACCTACTTCGATCTGCCCTTGTTCTCGGCCAAAGCCGCTCCGCAATTTCGCCGTGGTTGA
- a CDS encoding lipid-transfer protein → MAKKVFVIGVGMTKFEKPGRREGWDYPQMAKESGTRALDDAGIAYTEIQQGYVGYCAGDSTSGQRALYELGMTGIPIVNVNNNCSTGSTALYLAAQAIRGGLAECTLALGFEKMQPGSLGGGADDRESPLMRHIVALSKVDEMAFPVAPWMFGAAGREHMKKYGSTAEHFAKIGYKNHKHSVNNPYAQFQDEYTLDDILGARMISDPLTKLQCSPTSDGSGAAILASEDFVAAHELADQAVEIVGQAMTTDFASTFDGSAANIIGYDMNVQAAQQVYQQSGLGPADFQVIELHDCFSANELLLYEALGLCGPGEAPALIDDNDTTYGGRWVVNPSGGLISKGHPLGATGLAQCAELTWQLRGTADKRQVPDVTAALQHNIGLGGAAVVTAYQRATR, encoded by the coding sequence ATGGCCAAGAAAGTGTTCGTCATCGGTGTCGGTATGACCAAGTTCGAGAAGCCCGGCCGCCGCGAAGGCTGGGACTACCCGCAGATGGCCAAGGAGTCCGGCACCCGGGCGCTCGACGATGCGGGCATCGCCTACACCGAGATCCAGCAGGGGTATGTGGGCTACTGCGCCGGGGACTCGACCTCGGGCCAGCGGGCGCTCTACGAGCTGGGTATGACGGGCATCCCGATCGTCAACGTCAACAACAATTGCTCTACCGGCTCCACAGCGCTGTACCTGGCGGCGCAGGCGATCCGCGGCGGGCTCGCCGAGTGCACGCTGGCGCTGGGCTTCGAGAAGATGCAACCGGGCTCGCTCGGCGGCGGCGCAGACGACCGCGAGTCGCCGCTGATGCGCCACATCGTGGCACTGAGCAAGGTTGACGAGATGGCATTCCCCGTGGCGCCGTGGATGTTCGGCGCAGCGGGCCGCGAGCACATGAAGAAGTACGGCAGCACGGCCGAGCATTTCGCGAAGATCGGCTACAAGAACCACAAGCATTCGGTGAACAACCCGTACGCCCAGTTCCAGGACGAATACACCCTCGATGACATCCTGGGCGCACGGATGATCTCCGATCCCCTGACAAAGCTGCAGTGCTCCCCCACCTCGGACGGCTCGGGTGCGGCCATTCTGGCCAGTGAGGACTTCGTGGCCGCGCACGAACTCGCCGACCAGGCGGTGGAGATCGTCGGGCAGGCCATGACCACCGACTTCGCCAGCACCTTCGACGGCAGCGCGGCCAACATCATCGGCTATGACATGAATGTGCAGGCGGCGCAGCAGGTTTACCAGCAGTCCGGACTCGGGCCCGCCGACTTCCAGGTGATCGAACTGCACGACTGCTTCTCGGCCAACGAACTGCTGCTCTACGAGGCCCTGGGTTTGTGCGGGCCCGGTGAGGCTCCGGCGCTGATCGACGACAATGACACCACCTACGGCGGGCGCTGGGTGGTCAATCCCTCCGGCGGCCTGATCTCCAAGGGCCACCCACTGGGGGCGACGGGCCTGGCCCAGTGCGCGGAGCTGACGTGGCAGCTGCGAGGCACCGCCGACAAGCGTCAGGTTCCGGACGTCACTGCCGCACTGCAGCACAACATCGGCCTCGGCGGGGCTGCGGTCGTCACGGCCTACCAGCGCGCCACCCGGTGA
- a CDS encoding DUF4175 domain-containing protein, which translates to MTSTRWGWTRHLAVLGGFEMLFVGVAAIGIFLTAAALGVIGGAVALGLIAVTLIVAGMLLLRASSKGGGLLDARRTKMRRMIYKAQYRRR; encoded by the coding sequence ATGACTTCCACACGTTGGGGTTGGACGCGTCATCTGGCGGTGCTCGGTGGCTTCGAGATGCTGTTCGTGGGCGTTGCAGCGATCGGAATTTTTCTGACCGCAGCTGCACTGGGCGTCATCGGGGGAGCCGTCGCCCTGGGCTTGATCGCCGTGACACTCATCGTGGCCGGCATGTTGTTGCTGCGTGCGAGCTCGAAGGGTGGCGGTCTGCTGGACGCCCGTCGCACCAAGATGCGACGGATGATCTACAAGGCCCAGTACCGACGGCGATGA
- a CDS encoding YnfA family protein, which translates to MVTKSVLLFLLAAVFEIGGAWLVWQGVREHRGWVWIGLGVAALGIYGFVATLQADANFGRILAAYGGVFVAGSLAWGMALDGFRPDRWDVTGALICLLGVAVIMYAPRSA; encoded by the coding sequence ATGGTGACCAAGTCGGTGCTGTTGTTCCTGTTGGCCGCCGTGTTCGAGATCGGCGGGGCCTGGCTGGTGTGGCAGGGCGTCCGCGAGCACAGGGGTTGGGTGTGGATCGGCCTGGGGGTCGCCGCACTGGGCATCTACGGCTTCGTCGCGACCCTGCAGGCCGACGCCAATTTCGGGCGTATCCTGGCCGCCTACGGCGGGGTGTTCGTGGCGGGCAGCCTCGCGTGGGGCATGGCGCTCGACGGATTCCGCCCGGACCGCTGGGATGTCACCGGCGCGCTGATCTGTCTGCTCGGGGTCGCGGTCATCATGTACGCCCCGCGCAGCGCCTGA
- a CDS encoding acyl-CoA thioesterase domain-containing protein, protein MSQPRFHFQRLDQDRFQPTEYAQSHWGPDHLNGPAVVGLAAHVLEGCYGLDEFLPARLTVDLFKAARGVPTIAKTELIRDGRRVRNSECELTQDGVPVARAVLVQYRRAEAPRGTEWVRPSHFSIPPQLDEAPGINIGSDALGWTSAIADHQNADRKRTFNRTIDVVDDAPSSPFVRAAMTAEGTSLVTNLGTAGVGYINGDLTVALSRLPVDDWIGLEADSHWAADGIAVGAATLFDRDGAFGTGLVTAVSNPGAQIDFADDPFPTRTR, encoded by the coding sequence ATGAGCCAGCCCCGCTTCCACTTCCAGCGTCTCGACCAGGACCGCTTCCAGCCCACCGAGTACGCGCAGAGTCACTGGGGCCCGGATCACCTCAACGGGCCCGCTGTGGTGGGGCTGGCTGCGCACGTCCTGGAGGGGTGCTACGGCCTCGACGAGTTCCTCCCCGCGCGGCTGACCGTGGACCTGTTCAAAGCGGCCCGCGGGGTACCCACCATCGCCAAGACCGAGCTGATCCGCGACGGTCGCCGCGTGCGCAACTCCGAGTGTGAACTGACCCAGGACGGCGTCCCGGTGGCGCGTGCAGTGCTGGTGCAGTACCGCCGGGCCGAGGCGCCGCGCGGCACGGAGTGGGTGCGGCCGTCGCACTTCAGCATCCCGCCGCAGCTCGACGAGGCGCCGGGGATCAACATCGGCAGCGACGCGCTGGGCTGGACTTCCGCCATCGCCGATCATCAGAACGCCGACCGCAAACGCACGTTCAATCGCACCATCGACGTGGTGGACGACGCCCCGAGCTCACCGTTCGTTCGGGCGGCGATGACCGCCGAGGGCACCAGCCTGGTGACCAACCTGGGCACCGCCGGAGTGGGCTACATCAACGGCGACCTCACTGTGGCGCTGTCCCGGCTACCCGTGGATGACTGGATCGGACTGGAGGCCGATTCGCACTGGGCTGCCGACGGCATTGCGGTGGGCGCAGCCACCCTGTTCGATCGGGACGGTGCCTTCGGCACGGGTCTGGTGACCGCGGTGAGCAATCCGGGCGCCCAGATCGACTTCGCCGACGACCCCTTCCCCACTCGGACCCGCTGA